The Anas platyrhynchos isolate ZD024472 breed Pekin duck chromosome 32, IASCAAS_PekinDuck_T2T, whole genome shotgun sequence genomic sequence GCTGGGGATCCAGACAGTCTTTGGCTTGTGGTCCCTGTCCTTGAGCTGTGTGCTGGACGGTCCTGGAAGGTGCTGCTCTCCCACACCAGAGCAAGTACCCCCTCCTGTTGTTCAGCTGCATTTCTTTATTTAGAAGCTGTCTAACCTTTGCTGTGCTCCAAGCAGCCCTTCACAACCCCTTGATGCAATCAAGTCACTCTGCTTTCTGCACCTCACCACTGACTCTTCTCTCTTGTAGGTCCCcagaaaaacactgcagaacTTCAATGTGAGCTATGAACTTCTCTGCATGTTCGTGCCCTCGTTTTCTGAATGCATCACCCTCGCAAAACCACCTCCTGTCCCATTCAGGGctcaaatgcattttaagaTGTTTGAGGACCCAGACAGTCCTTGATCTTTGCTCTCTGTCCTTGAGTTACGAACTGGACAGTGCTGGAAGGTTCTGCTCTCCCACACCAGAGCAAGTACATCCTCCTGTTGCTCCGCTCCATTTCTGTACTTAGAAGCTGTCTCCCCTTTGCTGCACTCCAAGCAGCCTTTCCCAATCCCTCAAGGTAATCATGTCACCTTGCATTCTGTACCTCACCACTTACTCCTTTCTCTTGCAGCTCCCCAGTATCCGTCTGAACCTGTACGTCAGGGCGGTAAGTGCTGAGTGAGCTCAGAACTGCTCATCACCATCATgccctttttttctgaatgcatCACTCTCCCAGACTCCCCTCCTGTCCCATTTAGTGCAATAATGAAGTTCAAGATGGATGAGGATGCACGCAGTCCTTGCCTTTTGGTCCCTGTCCTTGAGCTATGCACTGGACAGTGCTGGAAGGTGCTGCTCTCCCACACCAGAGCAATACCTCCTCCCATCGCTTggctgcatttattttctttagaagcTCTCTTTCCTTTGCTGTGCTCCAAGCAGCCTTTCCCAAGCCCTCAAGGCAATCATGTCACCCTGCATTCTGTACCTCACCACTTACTCCTCTCTCTTTCAGGTCCCCGGGCACAGTCTTTCATTAAATTTCACGGTGGTAAGTGCTGGGTGAACTCTGAACTGTTCAGAATTGTCATCCCCTCATTTTCTGAATGCATCACCCTCCCAAAGTCACCTCCTGTCCCATTCAGTGCTCTAATGCATTTTAAGGTGGCTGAAAATCCAGGTAGTCCTTGGCCCGTGGTCCCCATCCTCGAGCTATGCACTGGACAGTGCTGGAAGGTGCTGCTCTTCCATAACAGAGCAAGTACTTGTTTGTGTTGCTCAGCTGCATTTCTTTTACTTAAAAGCTGCCTctcctttgctctgctccaGGCAGCCTTTCCCAAGCCCTCGAGGCAATCAGGTCACCCTGCTTCCTGTACCTCACCACTGACTCCTCTCTCCTCCAGGTCTCTGGGCAGTCTGGCCTTAGTAATCAGGGCGATAAGTGCTGAGTGAGCTCTGAATTGCTCAGTGTCATCatcttcttattttcttaatgtaTCACCCTCCCAAAATCCCCTCAGGATATACCCTTCCAGAAGCAGAGCTGGCATTGAGTTTCCAACTTTTACCTGTGCATCCACAGCAGGCACCTGGCTCCACTACAGACTGAGCCTTGGAGGGAAAAATCTCTCCACTTCTGAGATGACAGGCTACAAAACTATGAAATTTTGGCTATGAAAGCCAAAGAAATTATGGCTGAACCTAGATGTTCCTCATGAGGAAATGCAACACAGCGAGTATCTCCCTTCAGCCAAGCCCAGACCTGTCCTGGGCAGTGGAGTGGAGGGATCCAAGTCCACCTTTCTTCTCActgctggagagagagaaaaaaccaCCTCAGCTGGAGCAAGGTGGGCCACAATCTCAGCTCCACTTTGAGTAGCCACTCAAGACTCAAAGTGTACATGCAAAGGCAGCAAAGTATCTTGCAAACATAATCAGGGAATAGCACAAAGGGGGCTCCCATGTGGCTATGCCTCACAGCAGGGAGGGTTCCACTGACTTCACTCCAGTTCTCTTCCCAGTATCATTCAGGAtaagaaaatcagaaacattCCTGGCAAGTGTATTATCACAActgataaaacaaaattaaattcacACTGCAGCCAAATACCTAAGAGCTGTGTGCAGAATGGAGAGTTACCCAAAGCAGCAGTTAGATCAATTCAAATTCTATGTAGTCATGCTACTTAAAATGTCTAACAATCTAGACAGTTCTTGGCTTTTGGTTTCCTCCTTCATAGTATGTCCTGAGCAATGATACAGCATGTCACTATTCCAGGAAGTGGCAAGTGTCTTCTACAGCTCAGCTGCATTTCTGTTTGCTGTTCCCCAAGCTGTCTTTTTCAAGGGATCTACTGGGAAATGGAAGTACAGGGAGGGTGGGAAGAGGCCATTCCTCAggcctcctgctgctgagcaAGAAATATGGGGCTTAAATGTCAGCTGGGATCTCTTGGCTTCAACCTTCATGAATAGACCCGCAaggcaggcagaggaaggaTCTCAAGAGGTTTAGGGGAAAATGTAAAGGTGGGTTCTGAACTGGGACAGCTCCTCTGGAGCATTCAGGCTCAAGTTCCTACAAGACCTCAGGAGTTGGGGAGGTCATCACAGCTCCTGAGGCCTTAGGGAGAAAGGATGCTCACTTGCTTGTTACTTGACAGCTACAGCTGGGGACTTGCCCTCTAAAAAGACAGACTGGTCGGACGAGGGCAGCAGCGTCCATGGGGCAGCAGTGTCCATGTTACCACTCTTTGGAGACATTGATAAGAGCACCAGTCCCAGTTCGGGCAGCAACACACGTTCAGGTGCCATCTGCATGTCATGTCGCGCTGAAGAGGTAAGGCAGTACTGGGTTCTCCTTACTCCTGTCCTCACCTTGGCTACAAGAGCTTCTTGGAGCTCCTCTCCAAGGGCAGCATGTGAGTGCATGAAGACATCCAGCAGCTGGGCTCAGGGTCTGCACATCTCTGCCTGCTCACGCTATTGTGGTTTCCCAGGCTACCCTTGTACACATCCATCTCTGGTGTTGACCAGCAAAGGGAAGTGAAAAGGGGGATTCATTTCCAGTCACTTCAGTGCATCTGGATACAATCCTAATGAGTTCTTTGACTCATTTCATGTGGGACAAAAGCCTGATGCATTTTCTGAGCCTGAGGCCCTGAGTCAGAGCCAAAGAAGCGCCCAGGAGGAAGCCCATAGGGCCAAGACAAGCACATGCTCTTTGATCCACCAGCCTAatggatgaggggagagctATGGACATTGTCTTCCTGGACTTCAGTAAGACAATATCCACAGCTCTGACATTGTCCCCTATTGATATCCTCataaagaagctgttgatgGATGGCACGGTGGGCAAACAGTGAGGTGGATTCAAAACTCTCTGAACACCTGGGCCCAGAGGGTAGTGGCCAGTAGCACAAGGTCTAGTTGGAGTCCAGTAACTAGTGGTGTACATCAGGGATCTGTGCTGGGTGCTGtcctgtttaatatcttcattaatgatctggataATGGGACAGAGCATACCATCACCAAGTTTGTAGATGACACACAACTGGCTGTACTGTTGCACAGAGcttccccagtacaagaaagagtACCACGGAACTATGGGAGAGAGTCCCACATAGGGACATGGAGATGACAAAAGGCCAGGAGCACTTCTATGAGGAAAGCCTGAGAGCGCTGACACAGGTTCCCAAGAGAGGTTGTGAAGTCTTCttccctggagatcttcaaaaactCTCTGGACATGGtgctgggcaacctgctctaggtgggCCTGCTTGAACAGGGGTTTTGGACCAGACTGTAGAATTGTTTAGGCTgtaaaagacctttaagatcaggAAGTCCAACCATCCACCTAACACTACCatgtccaccactaaaccatgtccctaagtgccacatccacacacCTCTTAAATAGTTCCAGGGACAgcaactccaccacctccctgggcagcctgttccaatgcctaaccaccctTCTTGCTTattccttcagcttttcttctggGCACCTTTCCAGACACTCTTCCCCAAGACTATACCACTGTATGGGGTTGCTATGGCCCAAGTGCAGGACTCTGTGCTTACCATTGTTGAATGTCATGTGATTGGACTCAGTCAATTGATCTAActtatccagatccctctgcaaacCTTTCCTACCCTCAGGCAGATTCAGCACTTGGTGTCAGCggcaaactcactgagggtgcactccatcCCCTCAACAAGATAATTGATAAAAGTCTTAAACAAAAGTGGCCCtggtactgagccctggggaacaccacttgtGGCCCTCTGCCCATCAGGTTTAACTCCACTCACAACAACCCTTTGGGCCCAACCACCCAGACATTTTTTTACCCAGAGAAGTGTACACCCACTTAAGctatgagcagccagtttctccaagacaatgctgtgggaaacagtatTAGAtgacctcctgaggtcccttccaaccttgaacaccctgtgattctgtgattcttgttTAGGACTGGGCAGAAGAAGTGAAGCCAGAGATTATTGGGGACAAACGAGGGAAGAAGGAGATATACAGGTAGGTACCTGGTGGCTGAGTGTGTTCCATTCTGCCCTGCACAAACAGTTACAAGTATGGGCCAGTTCTTACGGGAGGTGGAAGGGATTAATTCATACCAATTAAAGATCTCTAGGCCAGGAAAGTCTACAACAGAGGAAGACATCCATGCAACAGAGAGACAAAGGTGCTTTTACAGGGCAGATCCCTGCCATGTCTTTACACATCGGGCAGTTGTGCTGAGGAAAGCCTCAAAGCAGGACACTCCAAGGAAAAGGGTAGGGTGATCCCACAGCCTGGTGTTTAACTTGACAGTTCCTTTCTCCTCTCATTCCACCACTCTGCAGAGCTCATTTTCCTCGGGCTGGTCTGTTCCGCTGTGTCGAGACGGACCTTGAGTTCCTGGTGAGGACGGCCACCAGCATTGAGTACAAGTACTCCTTCTGGGAGCGTCACCTGGCTTCGGGGATCCCCCCTGTATGGATGGAGGTTGGCCCCGTGTTCGACATCCATGCCCCACCAGGCACTGTAAAGGCCATTTATATCCCACACTTCCTGTGTCTTGGAGGTACTGTGGCAAAGATGATGGCTTGGTGGGTGAGACAGCGAGGGGCCCTACAGGAGCACACACCCACTTGCTGGCTGGCTGCCCTGGTGGGGCAAGCCAATCTGTAACATATTTTGTCCATTGACAGAGTGGAAGCAAAACACTTTCAGGATCCAAATTGCCCATGTTGTTGATGGGAACCTACTCCTGGAGAAGCCTACAAGGGTGAAGCCATtccatgctgtgctgcaggaccCCAGCTTTTCCCCCATGGGTGTCATAGTGCTTTCTGACATATTGCCATTCATCCCCGTCCATTCCCTCGTACTCCTCTATCAGGTCTTAAGTGCTGCAGACATCACCTTTCACCTCTACCTAATCCCCAACCATCGTGGCCTGGAAAAGGTGAGTGTGCCTCTGATTCTGTTCATTCAAGTTTGGTGGTTCCCAGGGTACACACCCAGGTCACCTGTGCACATCCTCTATGCAGTCAAGAGAGACAGGCGCCTCCAGGCTGCAATTCCTCCCCCTGGCCATGGCACACATTACCAGACAGTTTCTGGGAGGATGTCTCTCCCTTGACCACAAAACAGCCTTGGCCATGTGGTCAGAAGCAAGGCCCAATCTTTAGCTGCTTGCACTGGGGCACAAATCCCCAGAGAGTCCAGGCAGTGTGCCTGTCATCTAAGGAGAGGTGAGGGGCAGCAGCAACAACATGCCATCAGAGGGTGGCCTGAAGAGACAGTTTATCTCAGGGGACACTAAACAACACCTTCTCTGTGACTCTGGTGCAGCAAGAGCATCAGGAAAAGACTGGGTTCATTCGGTGAAATCACCTGGAGGAAAGGCCTCTGTTGAAGAGGGTCCCACAAGGCATCAGAGGGATCCTGCTCTTTCTAACTGCTTGTAGCTTTTCCTCCTCAGCTGAGTTCTACCAGAGCAATCAGACTAGCACTTTGTCTCCCTGCCCTCTTGGCACTCCCGTCACCACTTCTCAAGTCACTATGCTACAATTTTGCAGGCAGTGGATGAGGATGAGAAGAGAAATGGACATTCGGTCTTGGTGCACAAACCTCCCAACACCATCCTGAGATTTAACAGGTGGTATCGTGTATCCAGTTCTTCAAGGGCAGAGATAAACCCCAAAGTAAGTGAGCCTCGTACCTCACAACCAGGGTGAACAATAGTGTTCTCATGGATCATCCTGACACACTACCCTGCCTCTTCTAGAAGCTGAAATTCACCTACCTGTCATTGGACAGACGTCAGCTCTTCACTGAGATCTACACCAAGGACATGGAGGAAGGAATGCAGCTCACCTTGACAAAGGCGGACCAGGAGGGCAAAAGGGACTGCGAGCCACTCTGGGACACCTTCCTTAGAGCAGGTAGGGAGAGCAGGATGCAGGTCTATGTCACAGGTTCTGACAGGCTTGGAGGATGTCCAAATGTTCAGTCCCCTGCCCTGGGAAGGGAGCATGGTGCAGACATGCTCAGGTGCAGATGTTCAGACATCAAATAATGCGCGTCCCATCCTCCTGTCTTCAATTCTTACTCTCCATTCTCCTTCTGTCTCTCCTCCAGGTGACATCAAGCAAGCCACCTCTTCCACTCCAACATGCTCAGGTTTGTTCATCTTTTGGGGTGTGTGGGTTTGGCAGGGAGGGCCAGGGAGAAGACATCACATGTGGAAGGAGCGTTTCCTCAGTCGTGGTGGCAGATTTCCCTTCAGCAGACATCCTCATCTCAGGGGAGAATGGcagtagacctgtgtggtgacaggagttggactcgatgatccttatgggtcccttccatctCGGGATGTTCTATAACTCTATGATTCTAGTATGACATCCAGGCGAGGGACAATGGGACAGTATGAGGACACAAGCTATTTCCACAGAATGCCAGCCATGGCTTTCCACCTAACCTGAGatcttcctttctgctgctcaCCCATGCAGGTCACTCACTTTTGGAGCATGAGCCATCCTCTGCTCTCCAGGTCAGACATAAAGGTGAGTTCATGACTGCTTTCCTTAACCCTAATACAGCCCAGACTGCCAGAGGGGGAAGGGCCATGAGGCCATAATGCAGAAGAATCTGTGGACTCATGTGTCCCCTTCATCAGTGCTTCAGGATTCACTACAACACCAAAGAACCACAGCTCAGGGTTCTACATGCAGATGTCTTCCGAGCTGGTGCATCTCAGCTCCTGCCAGTGCAGAACTGGGGTTCCATCATGTCCCTCTGCTCATCCATATGGTCCCCTAGGAGACTCCCAGGAGGTCCCACTTTAGCTCCAAGAGGGAAGTGTCCCTGGACACAACTCTGTCCTATCTGCCAACAGAAGGTGTCCCCGACAGCCCCAGAGGATTATATCAAAGCCCCAAACCACTTCAGAGTTGTGGCCTATAAAGCACATCTCTAGAAATAGATTCTGACTAGGGTGAGGAGGACCAGGATGAGATCTGCTTTGAGGTCATGGATATCTCTCTCTCCTGCACAAAATCTTAGTGGAAGTGGGAGATACAAGATGGATTAATTTTCCATGCCACCTATGCCCTAAGGGTCAAGGGACAGCAGTAACGGGACCTTCAGTATTAACATTGGTGGGTTGTCTCCTGccaagctggcagcagcacccaaCCATTCACCCTTCTGTGCATCTCCAGCCTGTGCACCAGGACAGCATTTTGTGGAGAAACACCGAGAGCAG encodes the following:
- the LOC119714638 gene encoding NACHT, LRR and PYD domains-containing protein 1b allele 2-like, translating into MLPLFGDIDKSTSPSSGSNTRSGAICMSCRAEEDWAEEVKPEIIGDKRGKKEIYRAHFPRAGLFRCVETDLEFLVRTATSIEYKYSFWERHLASGIPPVWMEVGPVFDIHAPPGTVKAIYIPHFLCLGEWKQNTFRIQIAHVVDGNLLLEKPTRVKPFHAVLQDPSFSPMGVIVLSDILPFIPVHSLVLLYQVLSAADITFHLYLIPNHRGLEKAVDEDEKRNGHSVLVHKPPNTILRFNRWYRVSSSSRAEINPKKLKFTYLSLDRRQLFTEIYTKDMEEGMQLTLTKADQEGKRDCEPLWDTFLRAGDIKQATSSTPTCSGHSLLEHEPSSALQVRHKACAPGQHFVEKHREQLIQRVTSVDSILDRLYMRVLNDEQYNHIQAKSIRQEKMRLLYDFMSSWDTNCKDLFLDVLEETNPYLIQELKDREGQREDDGGSK